One part of the Terrimicrobium sacchariphilum genome encodes these proteins:
- the ptsP gene encoding phosphoenolpyruvate--protein phosphotransferase yields MIELTPKNIQLHARAGNKEEAIREAGRLLVELGCIDPGYIESMLAREQQANTFLGNGIAIPHGLQKDRELIHRTGVAVVQVPLGVEWNPGQVVHVIIGIAAKSDEHIEVLAALTDVLDNDSMAARLAQTSSAAEIILGLTARQQAGAVVEELAGADFIDVFVAGKAGLHARPATHFAELANTFASTIQVRFKDKAANGKSMASLLKLGVHGGATIRLLASGPDAPEALRALAAAVADGLGENEETEAAIIPAAHWEPGGEIPSLEGVSGAPGVGIGPVFHYGVERIETSEESRGADVESATLRHALADAAAELQAIQADVEQRSGKGQAAIFRAHLALLNDAELLDEVYLKIDSGKSAAWSWQQAIERRVAEFRQIENERLAERAADWNDVGRRVLRLLVGVKNEGPVLPSAPSILVAEDLAPSDTARLDPELILAICTAGGGPTAHTAIIARSLDIPAIVGLGAAVHDIPAGTVCIADGAAGRLYTAPRTDDLESARKFQQTLAERNDEANASRFAPALMLDGHRVEVVANIGKLSEAAAAVEAGAEGVGLMRTEFLFLDRDEPASEDEQTEIYCGMIRALNGLPLILRTLDIGGDKLASYITLPKEENPFLGVRGIRLCLQQPDLFLPQLRAIYRAALTGPVRIMFPMISTLEDLRAAKELAETVRAQVGAPPVEIGIMIEVPSSVIMAPELAREVDFFSIGTNDLTQYALAMDRLHPTLGKNVDGLHPAVLRLIDMTVRAAKAAGKWVGVCGGIAGEPLGAALLTGLGVEELSMSLPSVPAVKAHLRKLRFTEAQDMARLALACATAAEVRNLGR; encoded by the coding sequence ATGATCGAGCTGACGCCCAAGAACATCCAGCTCCACGCGCGAGCCGGGAACAAGGAAGAGGCCATCCGCGAGGCAGGCCGCCTGCTCGTCGAGCTGGGCTGCATCGACCCCGGCTACATCGAGAGCATGCTGGCCCGCGAGCAGCAGGCGAATACCTTTCTCGGCAACGGCATCGCCATTCCGCACGGGCTGCAAAAAGATCGCGAGTTGATCCATCGCACCGGAGTGGCGGTCGTGCAGGTGCCGCTCGGCGTCGAGTGGAACCCCGGCCAGGTCGTGCACGTCATCATCGGCATCGCGGCAAAATCCGACGAGCACATCGAGGTGCTGGCTGCGCTCACCGACGTGCTCGACAACGACTCCATGGCCGCCCGGCTCGCCCAGACCAGCAGCGCGGCAGAGATCATTCTCGGCCTCACGGCCCGCCAGCAGGCGGGGGCGGTGGTCGAGGAACTGGCGGGAGCGGATTTCATCGATGTCTTCGTCGCAGGCAAGGCCGGGCTGCACGCGCGGCCCGCCACGCATTTCGCGGAACTAGCCAATACTTTTGCCAGCACGATCCAGGTGCGATTCAAGGACAAGGCGGCCAATGGCAAGTCGATGGCTTCGCTGCTAAAGCTCGGTGTCCATGGCGGTGCGACGATCCGCCTGCTTGCCAGCGGACCGGATGCCCCGGAGGCTCTTCGTGCGCTCGCGGCGGCGGTGGCCGACGGACTGGGCGAGAATGAGGAGACCGAGGCGGCCATCATCCCGGCGGCGCATTGGGAACCGGGTGGCGAGATTCCTTCGCTGGAGGGCGTGTCGGGTGCGCCGGGAGTGGGCATCGGCCCGGTCTTTCATTATGGCGTCGAGCGGATCGAGACCTCGGAGGAATCGCGCGGCGCGGATGTGGAGTCGGCGACCTTGCGGCACGCGCTGGCCGATGCGGCGGCGGAGCTGCAGGCGATCCAGGCGGACGTTGAGCAGCGCAGCGGGAAAGGGCAGGCAGCCATCTTTCGCGCTCACCTCGCGCTGCTCAACGACGCCGAACTGCTCGACGAGGTTTACCTGAAAATCGACAGCGGCAAATCCGCCGCCTGGTCGTGGCAGCAGGCCATCGAGCGCCGCGTGGCGGAGTTTCGCCAGATCGAGAACGAACGGCTGGCCGAGCGTGCGGCGGACTGGAACGACGTGGGCCGCCGGGTTCTGCGGCTCCTTGTCGGGGTGAAAAACGAAGGGCCGGTATTGCCTTCCGCGCCGAGCATTTTGGTGGCCGAGGATCTCGCGCCCTCCGACACCGCGCGGCTCGATCCCGAGCTCATTCTCGCGATCTGCACGGCGGGCGGGGGACCGACCGCACACACGGCGATCATCGCCCGCTCGCTCGACATTCCCGCCATCGTCGGCCTCGGCGCGGCGGTGCACGACATCCCGGCCGGGACGGTTTGCATCGCGGATGGCGCCGCCGGGCGGCTCTACACCGCGCCGAGGACGGACGACCTGGAGTCCGCGCGGAAATTCCAGCAGACCCTGGCCGAGCGCAATGACGAGGCAAATGCCAGCCGGTTCGCCCCGGCGCTGATGCTCGACGGTCATCGCGTCGAGGTGGTGGCCAACATCGGGAAACTCTCCGAGGCGGCGGCTGCCGTGGAGGCGGGCGCGGAGGGCGTCGGGCTGATGCGTACGGAATTCCTCTTCCTCGATCGCGACGAACCCGCCTCGGAGGACGAGCAGACGGAGATTTACTGTGGCATGATCCGGGCGCTCAACGGCCTGCCGCTCATCCTGCGCACCCTCGACATCGGCGGCGACAAGCTCGCCTCCTACATCACGCTGCCCAAGGAGGAAAACCCCTTCCTCGGCGTGCGCGGCATCCGGCTCTGCCTCCAGCAGCCCGATCTTTTCCTCCCGCAGCTCCGCGCCATCTACCGCGCGGCATTGACTGGCCCGGTGCGCATCATGTTTCCCATGATCTCGACCCTCGAGGATCTGCGCGCTGCCAAGGAACTCGCCGAAACCGTGCGCGCCCAGGTCGGAGCGCCCCCGGTCGAGATCGGCATCATGATCGAGGTGCCGTCCAGCGTCATCATGGCGCCGGAGCTGGCCCGCGAGGTCGACTTCTTTTCCATCGGCACCAACGACCTCACGCAATACGCCCTCGCCATGGACCGGCTGCACCCGACCCTGGGCAAGAACGTCGACGGCCTGCACCCCGCCGTGCTGCGGCTCATCGACATGACCGTGCGGGCCGCGAAGGCCGCGGGCAAGTGGGTGGGGGTCTGCGGAGGCATTGCCGGGGAGCCTCTCGGCGCCGCCCTGCTCACGGGCCTCGGCGTGGAGGAACTCAGCATGAGCCTGCCCAGCGTGCCCGCCGTGAAGGCTCACCTGCGCAAGCTGCGCTTCACCGAGGCCCAGGACATGGCCCGCCTCGCCCTGGCCTGCGCAACCGCCGCCGAGGTGCGCAACCTGGGAAGATAA
- the pfkB gene encoding 1-phosphofructokinase codes for MNQAVFDCLSIALNPAIDHSLSIPHFAAGKVNRVAAEESRAAGKGVNVGVAVARAGFRVAVSGFLGEDNAGSFESLFRKYAVVDECVRIAGSTRTGIKITDPASQTTTDINFPGAEPTAANVAELRERIAKLDARWAVLAGSLPPGVPISIYEELTADLIRRGIRVAVDTSDRPLQFALAAKPSVIKPNIHELEAITGRALKSQAAVLRTARELVEGGIECVIVSMGAEGALFVTASEALLAVPPQLLIRTTVGAGDAMVAGWITASLRGLDLEKAARLATAFSLTAIDVNPRPEPRSYFPCIQITKL; via the coding sequence ATGAATCAAGCCGTTTTTGACTGCCTCTCCATCGCCCTCAATCCGGCGATCGACCACTCGCTTTCCATCCCGCATTTCGCGGCGGGAAAAGTCAATCGCGTCGCCGCCGAGGAGAGCCGGGCGGCGGGGAAGGGTGTGAATGTCGGCGTGGCTGTGGCCCGGGCGGGATTCCGCGTGGCCGTCTCCGGGTTCCTGGGCGAGGACAATGCGGGGTCGTTCGAGAGCCTCTTCCGCAAATACGCCGTGGTGGACGAGTGCGTGCGCATCGCCGGGTCCACGCGCACGGGGATCAAGATCACCGATCCCGCGAGCCAGACCACGACGGACATCAACTTTCCCGGCGCGGAGCCGACCGCCGCCAACGTGGCCGAGCTGCGGGAAAGAATCGCGAAGCTTGACGCCCGGTGGGCGGTGTTGGCCGGCAGTCTGCCGCCGGGCGTCCCGATTTCCATTTACGAGGAACTCACCGCCGACCTGATCCGGCGCGGTATACGGGTGGCAGTCGATACGAGCGACCGCCCGCTGCAGTTTGCCCTGGCGGCGAAGCCGAGCGTGATCAAGCCCAACATCCATGAGCTCGAGGCCATCACGGGCCGCGCCCTGAAGTCCCAGGCCGCCGTCTTGAGGACCGCGCGGGAACTCGTGGAGGGCGGGATCGAGTGCGTCATCGTCTCGATGGGCGCGGAGGGTGCTCTCTTTGTCACCGCCTCGGAGGCGCTGCTGGCTGTGCCGCCGCAACTGCTCATTCGCACCACCGTGGGCGCGGGCGACGCCATGGTCGCCGGTTGGATCACCGCCAGCCTGCGCGGTCTCGACCTGGAAAAGGCCGCCCGTCTCGCCACCGCCTTTTCGCTCACCGCGATCGACGTCAATCCGCGTCCCGAGCCTCGCAGCTATTTCCCCTGCATCCAGATCACCAAACTCTAA